The window GAATTAAATTTTCCAATGCAATGGTCACTTTGCTCAAATGTGTCCATGATTATGGGTCTCCCTTGTTGCTAGGTTGCTTTCTGCATGAAAGTTTCAGTCTCACTTGTTATCATATTTTTTGAGTAATCAATGTTATTGGAACAttataaagtatataaaaatcTTACTATTACTGGCTTATTTCTCAGCAATCAGCCCTGTGTAGTGCAAGGATTGAATATTGTTCATCCAGCGAAAGCAAAAGCAAAGGTGGCGAAGTTGTGTTGTTGGGTGGATGGATAATCTGTATGAGAAGGTACAAGTATTAAGTAAGGAATGGTATAACAGATTAATAAGAATGAGCGAATGAAGAATAAGAATATTGTAGAGAGAATGAAGAATGAAAACTCGTGACTCACTTTATATGCATGAAAAACATAAATATATTGAGGGAATAAGAATAATGTTGTGTGTGTGCCTGTTGAAGTTGTTGGATTACCAAATCCATCTGTAATCAACTTGAATGGCGGGGATGTGGGAGATTTTGGGCCAAAGCTGTGGATCCTTCTCCTGACATCGTTTGCCCAGCAAAGGGCTTCCACAGATGTTGAGTTGTATTAGAGAGGCAGGCAGCTTTTCTCCGTCAATGTTCTCCAACTTGCGACATTTAGAAATGTATAAATGTTGGAGGGAGGTGAGGTGGGCAAGTCCCTTGCATTCCAACGTCTCCACATTTTTAATGTCATACAATGTGAGAGACTCAAGCGAGGGAGGCAACCAACCTTCCTTTGGGAGGCACTTCACACTCTCACATTCACGCCCAATACAAAGATGAGTAAGCCCGTGAAATTGGGAATTCATGAATGCTGCACTGCTCACTAGTTTCTCGCTGTGGCTGATCTCAAGAGATCTCAGGCTACGCTGTGGATCCCCTGTTGCTGACAACTCGATCTCTGGGCATTTCAGTAATGTGAGAACCTCTAGCTGAGGTGCTGCCATCCATAGCGTCGACACGGACTTCAAACTCCTACACTCGTTGATATGCAAAGAACGGAGAGATGAAAGAGAGCGTGACACCACAATACACTCCATGATTCCACAGTAGCTGATTTCAACACGCACGAGATTTGGAAAGGCATCCAACAACGAGAAGGATGTAACTGAATCACAGCTGTTCTCTATTGATAGTTCCTGCAGCGAGTGATGTTGCCCATCCATTTCGAATTCTAATTTTCTGCAATGCTGTATCGTCAACTTTTGTAGTGATGGGGAATAGCACTCACAGGAAACCAAATGTGGGAGGAACAATCTGAGATGCATAAAGAAGTGAGGCAACTCAGTTGCGTGTTCGTAATGGCCTCCACCACGGACCCCACTAGACGCTTTCCTTGAATTGAAAGACTGGTAATCGCAGGTGCCCTTGGAACACAACAACTCAGCTGCTTGCAATGGCTAATCTGAAGTGATTGCAAAGATGGTAGATGAATGGGCAAATCTCCTCTCAACATCGGACAGCCAAATATGGTAAGCTCCCTAAGTCTCGGAAACCCATTGAACTCTAATGAACGCCACTCCTTCCAGCAAGGCATTAAATAAAACGAAAGAGTTTCAAGCATTGGGAATGGTGGTGTCTCCAAACAAGATTCACCATTCTGGTTAAAGTAAAACTCAGCACCCACACTTTCCAGACTTTTAAAATGTGAAATTGATAGGTGCTTCAACGAGGGCAACTGTCCAAATGAAGGAAGCATACAGCAACTCCTGCAACGAATAAGTGTTATTTTGGTGATGTTGTGGTAGGAAGAATGTCCCACCCAATCTGGAAATGTTGTACCCCTGTAACCATTGATCTCTAACTCTTTCAAATTAGTGTGAGGTTGTAACTTGTCAAGTATGTCTCTTTCCATTTGGGAATCAACTGTATTCTCGTCTTTATTCCTCGACCAACTTAACGTCATAAAATCAATGCCATCCTTATCAAACATTCCTGCCATCGAAGCTTCATTGCTGTTGACCACATTCTCCAACTCTTTAATGGAAATAGATTGGTGTAGATCTACGAGTGCTCCCAATTCTTTAatcttgttttcttcatgctttccAACAAAATAATTACTTAAAAACTGCAAACTTCTTAATTTGCTCATGCCTTTCGGCATCTCACGTAACTTAGTCCCTCTAATATCAAGATGGCGCAAATTTACAAGATCTTTCATGCCAACAGGTAGCATTTTCAGATTGCTACAGGAATACAACTTCAAAGTCTGCAAATTGTAAAGGTTACCCAATGACTCTGGCAATGCCACAATGTTGGTCTTGGACAGATCCAAGTAACGCAGATGAATCAACTCACCTATTGAATCAGGTACTGACTCAAGAGGAAAGCTTTCAAATGACAAAGCTCTCAGGTACTTCAACTGTGACAACATGATGCAAGGTGCATTTTCCATGTTAAATGGGATCTCTGACCCCAAATTGATTTCAAGAAATGTCCTTGTATGTTTTATTGCATCGCAAACTCCCAAAACTTTTGACATTGGGTAATTGCCTTTGGCATTATGTGACAAATGACGAGCTTTAATATCAACCTCAACTGCATTCCGAACCTCTTCAGCTCTGAAATAGAATTCTCCAGCACATGTCATTGCTAAATCATGAACAAGATCATGCATCACAAATTTATTTCGCCAAGTACTATGAGGTTGCAAAAATGATCTCGcaattaattcatcaaaatattCACCACCAACTTCTTCCATAGTCTTTTTTTCTACTGGTTGCAAAAAATTCTCTGCCATCCATAACAGCATCAATTCATCCTTGCTAAATTCATAGTCCTTGGGATACAAGGAACAATAAACAAAGCACTGTTTCAAATATGAAGGAAGAAAATAATAACTTATCTTTAACGCTGGAACAACATTTATTCTGTCATTGGAGAGTTCCCAGATTTCACTCTTCAGTAAATGATTCCAATTTCTGATATCAGAATTTCCACGCAATATGCCTCCAAGGGCTTGAGCTGCCAAGGGCAATCCATCACACTTCTTTACGATATCTCTGCCGATTTTTTCCAGGGTTGGATTATCCACAGAAACAGTTGACAGACGTGCATGCTTTGTAAACACCAACCAACAATCTTCATCGGACAATGATCTTAGTTCATGAGGTGAAACAGTCTGCACTAAAGAAGCTACTTTTTTGTTTCTAGTGGTTATTAGAATTTTACTTCCCTTAACCcctttttgaaaaggttttagaAGCTTATCCCAATCACTATAATTTTCATTCCATACGTCGTCCAAGACAATGAAGAACTTTTGCCTCGACAACTTTTCCTTTAAATCAAGCTGAAGTAAATTCAAATCTGTCAAGTTACAAGAACTCGAAGTTATTACCTCGATTATAGTCTTGGTGACCTTGACAATATCAAACTCTTCTGACACACAAACCCATCCTCGTAAATCAAAATTCTCCTTCACTTTGTCATCGTGGTAAAGCAATTGGGCCAAAGTAGTCTTTCCTATTCCGCCCATGCCCACAATGGGAATGACAGATAAATCACCATcagcagcatcatcatcatccaacAACAGTTTGAGTATGGCCTCCTTGTCTTCTTTCCTGCCACATATCTCCGATGGTTCAACAAGACATGTGGATGGAATTCTCCATGACATGTCCACCTTGGCACTCTCCTTCAGACGAAGATAATTCTTGCGTGCTACAACAGACTCTAGTCTTCGAACTATGTTTTCGATGTCACCAGTATCTTCTATATATGAATCAACAAGGCAAGACCAGGAGGAAGAGTTACTTGGATCCCTTTGAGCGGCAGCAATAGCGGCTTTAGTGGAGAGTTCGTCGAGCAAGTCATCAGCCATAAAGAGAGCATCTTGAAGATCAACAAGCCACTTCTTGACTTTCTTGTCACTGAACTGCTTCAGCTCAGCATCATCAAGAACAGGTGCAACATCATACAGATAATTCTGCAACCTTCCAAGCAAGTTGTTCCTTTTGAGGAAAGAGTCGTCTTCTTCAAGTATTGAAGTCAGGTTGTCCAAAACAGCATCAACAAAGGGAGAGAGGTAAGCTCCACCATAAAGTTTTTCAGCCATGGTTGAATCTCAAGTGAAGCAGATCAGATGGGATCAGAACAAAGAAAGAAAGTCAACGGATGAGGGAAGTGTTTGCTTTGTGTGGTAGGTGAAGTTGATTTGACGAGGTTTATGGTGTTCGGACAAAATGATGGGATGGTGTTGTGAAAGATAAACAATTGGTTAATGTATTGGTGAGTGTGCTAATCACATGCTTAAAAAAGGTATGTAACTCTCCATGAATTATGATACTTTATGCTGCCTTCCCATggcttcttatttttttattggacAAACTTTGTTGttatattaatttagtaatttaagaaCAAGCTGTAACGCATTACCAATTTGTAAACTAAAAACTAGCTGTGGTTGCTCTTTATCAAACTCACTCAATTTTATTtagctttttcaatttttattatctcCAAGGAATTTATATGATAGAATTTCTCTTCATgtattctttctctttttgtcAACAGATTTAAAAGACTATCAAATATCAATGATTCTACTGTATTATTAGAAAGGAACAGAGCAATAATGACTTTTAAATATGCATGTAGATagtatttttggtaattaaaatgatTGCTAACTAATACTATTTTATTGTCTTAACTCTTAAACCTTATTTGTTACTTATTTGTCACTTTTTCTTTTATGTAAATTATGGTTAGACAAAGCGTTTTAttatttatatgtaaattattttattttaggaaGATTtacataaaagaaaagaaagacatataTAACCCGTTTTCCTTTAGCTGACAAAAATATTCTCAGACCAGAACTGAGCTTGGTGGAGGCGAAGAAATGATGGAGAAGAGTGGGGATGTGAGTAGAAGAagcagagagaaagagagagaagcagAGGGAGTATGAAGACAGAGCCTTTTGGGAGAAATTAGAAGAGTGAAACCCTTCATTCTCTTCTCCCTTCACATTTTCTATATAtaaacattcatcatatgcacaGCCAATGGTTATGTGGCAGCATATGTTGATTGCTCTTGATAAGGTTTTGAACTAGTCCAATTTGTTGATAGGCACCAAACAGTATCCCATTAACTaagcaaaaataaatttatctgcAAAACTTTAGTTCAGGTGTCTGAAATTTATTATCAAatggtaaattatattttttccatTAATTAATTTGGATGTCACGACTCATGCAATCAATTTTTCTTAGAACAATAAGAAGGACTGTAATACAATATGAAAATGGTGAATATTATGATGGCAATGAAGGTGCATTTCCTGTTCCTGGTATTCTTGCAAGCTGGAGCTGCTGGACCAAAACAGCCATGTCCAAGAACACTTGATGAATCTTATTGAGACTCCTCTCTATATTAATCACTGTGTTATGCCTCTCTTCAATCTCTTGGATTGTGTCCATGATTGTTGTTCTCCCTtgtttctcaatttctttctgcAACAAAGTTTAACCTTCCCAGTTCCCACCACATATAAGTTATCATATTGTTTCTATTCCAACATTATAATAACTAAATAATGAAACAATTTTCATTCGAGCTTCCGAATAATGATTACATAGACCAACTTGCTTCTTCCACTAATAAGCGACAACAATTCTTGGATAAACAATTTACCATCTTTCCAGGtacttgttattttttatttataatattattgttcTTTACAATCTTTGTATATCAATTTAGTAatttatatgaattgttaaagtTAATAAGATACAGTTGTGATTAGTAATTGACGATTTCATCTTTTTGGCACAAAAAATTTGGGAGATAGATATAATAATCATGCTAGATTGCgttatgataaattaaataaacatgtaAATATGTGTTAAACAATTCACTTGTTTTGGGGAATTAGTGCAGGGGTGGTTGTCTTCCATTTATTAATCCTTAGGAGGAAGCCATATCAGTAAAAGGacagaaaatgaagaaaaatgtacttaaattttaattaggGTTTAGGATAATTTAAAATTGGGATTATTATGCATTATTATGCCA is drawn from Arachis hypogaea cultivar Tifrunner chromosome 12, arahy.Tifrunner.gnm2.J5K5, whole genome shotgun sequence and contains these coding sequences:
- the LOC112728734 gene encoding putative disease resistance RPP13-like protein 1, with protein sequence MAEKLYGGAYLSPFVDAVLDNLTSILEEDDSFLKRNNLLGRLQNYLYDVAPVLDDAELKQFSDKKVKKWLVDLQDALFMADDLLDELSTKAAIAAAQRDPSNSSSWSCLVDSYIEDTGDIENIVRRLESVVARKNYLRLKESAKVDMSWRIPSTCLVEPSEICGRKEDKEAILKLLLDDDDAADGDLSVIPIVGMGGIGKTTLAQLLYHDDKVKENFDLRGWVCVSEEFDIVKVTKTIIEVITSSSCNLTDLNLLQLDLKEKLSRQKFFIVLDDVWNENYSDWDKLLKPFQKGVKGSKILITTRNKKVASLVQTVSPHELRSLSDEDCWLVFTKHARLSTVSVDNPTLEKIGRDIVKKCDGLPLAAQALGGILRGNSDIRNWNHLLKSEIWELSNDRINVVPALKISYYFLPSYLKQCFVYCSLYPKDYEFSKDELMLLWMAENFLQPVEKKTMEEVGGEYFDELIARSFLQPHSTWRNKFVMHDLVHDLAMTCAGEFYFRAEEVRNAVEVDIKARHLSHNAKGNYPMSKVLGVCDAIKHTRTFLEINLGSEIPFNMENAPCIMLSQLKYLRALSFESFPLESVPDSIGELIHLRYLDLSKTNIVALPESLGNLYNLQTLKLYSCSNLKMLPVGMKDLVNLRHLDIRGTKLREMPKGMSKLRSLQFLSNYFVGKHEENKIKELGALVDLHQSISIKELENVVNSNEASMAGMFDKDGIDFMTLSWSRNKDENTVDSQMERDILDKLQPHTNLKELEINGYRGTTFPDWVGHSSYHNITKITLIRCRSCCMLPSFGQLPSLKHLSISHFKSLESVGAEFYFNQNGESCLETPPFPMLETLSFYLMPCWKEWRSLEFNGFPRLRELTIFGCPMLRGDLPIHLPSLQSLQISHCKQLSCCVPRAPAITSLSIQGKRLVGSVVEAITNTQLSCLTSLCISDCSSHIWFPVSAIPHHYKS